A single genomic interval of Gouania willdenowi chromosome 22, fGouWil2.1, whole genome shotgun sequence harbors:
- the clmna gene encoding calmin isoform X3, translated as MAGPPWGDWFEREELIGQISDIRVQNLQVERELVQKRTFTRWMNLHLEKREPAIVVHDLFQDIQDGRILMALLEELSGCRLLHGFKKSSHRIFRLNNIAKVLSFLEERNVKLVSIDAANVADGNSSIILGLIWNIILFFQIKEVTGNIRSQFPSCSSLSSIPTSSDSDASMCSTPSDERQSTATIMREHSKAIKKLLQWVQKRTRRYGVTVHDFGRSWKSGLAFLAVIKSIDPTLVDMGRALLRSARENLEDAFHIAHYSLGIPRLLEPEDVTISAPDEQSIITYMSLFLEHFPGIDETEDKHQPIERSVSIGRLNFCDVHDSHGSTERSYKLQKDRRTKGPPKILISSLSEDKSSVSSPNFRVAPSRTWSSENISSRYSVHELPKKPESFSSHSRSSIGLSDKDSWELGDSRATPHSCDSGTGWDVYRAIPVDVTNVDEGFISPLDDRPPDEFSITESITDGGIFSLESSQEGIHSDKNQVEELSDRLHHPSDQNETESTKPCHGDKKEESFFEPWQEEEQPETDAENLALSSKEFAVNCIDSSLLAERCEEADGEVSVCVNEHRSPDPGSEWNTSNPPLDTDQPNKNQLYQEFSESPHISQQKRFSEACRVGESTDTSDQVGGAKTCLDVNIPLISISQPSQELDEGMRDEEHPCSNTTPGAEKDGEDLSLSSEENSRRSVDVTSEHVEQTQEKRNESAGDADEKCNRSTTQTSVVSHSPAEPSDSITHSASAQIQDSATDLSPISDIEQHVSDPFSLNTHSDITPSCEETSYPELEQGSPHEELDQGSPPEELLEQGSPPKELEQCSPHEDLEQGSPPKELEQGSPHEDLEQGSLPEELLEQGSPPKELEQDSPPEDLEQGSPPEEMLEQGSPPKELLKPGSPPEELKSSPMEPMDLFYPDKEELLFVEHRDTEMLSWPSVLSVSALLPAPASHTSPQDQQLILPEEIFEEDLMQDDYDEVRRETDDALEALSPIPCRAVLEPVSRRDESPTPPVLRHRKGGGSAEPRVGVTLSEELLPPSDHLLSSHSQQHQQQQQHQQQHVTDSELWGADSWELCVLLLLWLLLYCSWVLPQMDLWTLHRQLLNLDH; from the exons CGTGAGCCAGCTATTGTGGTCCATGACCTTTTCCAGGACATCCAAGATGGCCGTATCCTCATGGCTTTGCTGGAGGAGCTGTCAGGCTGCAGACTG CTTCATGGCTTCAAGAAGTCGTCTCATCGTATATTTCGACTGAACAACATCGCCAAGGTCCTTTCTTTCCTCGAAGAGAGAAAT GTAAAGTTGGTCAGTATTGATGCAGCGAATGTTgcagatggaaactcatccatCATCCTTGGCCTCATCTGGAACATCATCCTCTTCTTTCAG ATTAAGGAAGTAACTGGGAACATTCGGAGCCAGTTCCCTTCCTGCTCCAGTCTCTCATCCATTCCCACCAGCTCTGACTCTGACGCGTCCATGTGCAGCACGCCATCAGACGAGAGGCAGTCCACTGCTACAATCATGCGGGAACACAGCAAGGCCATCAAGAAGTTGTTGCAGTGGGTCCAGAAACGAACACGCAG GTACGGTGTGACTGTGCACGACTTTGGGAGGAGCTGGAAAAGTGGGCTGGCTTTTTTAGCAGTCATTAAATCAATCGACCCCACGCTGGTGGACATGGGCAGAGCCTTACTGAGATCTGCCAGGGAGAATTTGGAAGACGCTTTCCACATCGCTCACTACAGCCTGGGCATCCCACGCCTCTTAGAGCCTGAAG ACGTGACCATCAGTGCCCCTGACGAGCAGTCCATCATCACGTACATGTCCCTGTTTCTGGAGCACTTCCCTGGAATAGATGAG ACAGAGGACAAACACCAGCCGATTGAAAGAAGCGTCTCCATAGGAAGACTGAACTTCTGCGACGTGCATGATTCTCATGGAAGCACAGAGAGATCGTACAAGTTACAGAAGGACAGAAGAACCAAGGGTCCTCCCAAAATCCTTATTTCCTCCCTGTCCGAAGACAAAAGTAGTGTCTCGTCTCCAAACTTCAGGGTCGCACCAAGTCGCACGTGGTCCAGTGAAAACATATCTTCTCGATATAGTGTTCATGAATTGCCCAAGAAACCTGAAAGCTTCAGCTCTCACAGCCGCTCATCCATTGGTCTCTCTGACAAAGACTCCTGGGAACTCGGGGATTCCAGGGCCACGCCCCACAGCTGTGACAGCGGCACAGGCTGGGACGTGTACCGCGCCATACCTGTGGACGTCACCAATGTGGACGAAGGCTTCATCTCACCCTTGGATGATCGACCACCAGATGAGTTTTCCATCACTGAGTCCATCACTGATGGAGGCATTTTCTCACTGGAGAGTAGCCAAGAAGGAATCCATTCAGATAAGAACCAGGTAGAAGAACTATCAGACCGTCTTCACCATCCATCTGACCAAAATGAGACTGAGTCTACCAAACCTTGTCATGGAGACAAAAAGGAGGAATCCTTCTTTGAACCATGGCAGGAAGAGGAGCAGCCTGAAACTGATGCTGAGAACTTGGCTTTGTCTTCTAAAGAGTTTGCAGTGAATTGCATCGATTCCTCTTTGCTCGCGGAACGATGTGaggaggctgatggagaagtgAGCGTATGTGTGAACGAGCACAGGAGCCCTGATCCTGGTTCTGAATGGAACACATCCAATCCTCCTTTAGATACTGACCAGCCCAATAAAAATCAACTTTACCAAGAATTTTCAGAATCGCCGCACATTTCTCAACAGAAGCGTTTCTCTGAAGCCTGCAGAGTTGGAGAAAGCACTGACACAAGTGACCAAGTGGGAGGAGCCAAAACATGTCTTGACGTCAATATTCCTTTGATTTCCATTTCTCAGCCGTCACAAGAGCTGGATGAGGGGATGAGGGATGAGGAGCATCCGTGCTCCAACACCACGCCTGGAGCGGAGAAAGATGGAGAAGACTTGAGTTTGTCCTCGGAGGAAAATagcagaagatctgtggatgtAACTTCTGAACATGTGGAACAGACACAGGAAAAGAGAAACGAGAGTGCGGGGGATGCAGATGAAAAGTGCAATAGATCCACCACACAGACTTCTGTGGTTTCACATTCTCCAGCTGAACCATCAGACTCCATCACTCATTCAGCTTCTGCACAGATCCAAGACTCAGCCACAGATCTGAGCCCAATAAGTGACATAGAGCAGCATGTTTCAGACCCTTTCTCCCTGAATACACACAGCGACATAACGCCATCATGTGAGGAAACATCTTATCCAGAGCTGGAACAAGGTTCTCCTCATGAGGAGTTGGATCAAGGTTCACCTCCTGAGGAGCTGCTGGAACAAGGTTCTCCTCCTAAGGAGCTGGAACAATGTTCTCCTCATGAGGACCTGGAACAAGGTTCTCCTCCTAAGGAGCTGGAACAAGGTTCTCCTCATGAGGACCTGGAACAAGGTTCTCTTCCTGAGGAGCTGTTGGAACAAGGTTCTCCTCCTAAGGAGCTGGAACAAGATTCTCCTCCTGAGGACCTGGAACAAGGTTCTCCTCCTGAGGAGATGCTTGAACAAGGTTCTCCTCCTAAGGAGCTGCTGAAACCAG GTTCTCCTCCTGAGGAGCTGAAGAGCAGCCCGATGGAGCCCATGGATCTGTTTTATCCTGACAAAGAGGAGCTGCTGTTTGTGGAGCACCGTGACACTGAGATGCTGAGCTGGCCGTCTGTTCTCAGTGTGTCCGCTCTGCTGCCAGCACCAGCTTCACACACGTCACCACAGGACCAACAACTTATCCTGCCCGAGGAGATCTTCGAAGAAGATCTGATGCAGGATGACTATGATGAg GTGAGGCGTGAGACTGACGATGCATTGGAAGCGTTGAGTCCAATCCCTTGTAGGGCAGTCCTGGAGCCAGTGAG CAGACGGGATGAAAGCCCAACGCCTCCAGTTCTCCGTCACAGAAAAGGAGGCGGCAGTGCAGAGCCCAGGGTGGGTGTGACGCTCAGTGAAGAGCTTCTCCCTCCCTCTGATCATCTGCTGTCCTCCCACTcacagcagcatcagcagcagcagcagcatcagcagcagcacgtCACCGACTCAGAGCTTTG gggaGCGGACAGCTGGGAgctgtgtgtgctgctgctgctctggctCCTTCTCTACTGTTCGTGGGTGCTGCCTCAGATggacctgtggactctgcacaGACAGCTGTTGAACCTCGACCACTga
- the clmna gene encoding calmin isoform X1 — protein sequence MAGPPWGDWFEREELIGQISDIRVQNLQVERELVQKRTFTRWMNLHLEKREPAIVVHDLFQDIQDGRILMALLEELSGCRLLHGFKKSSHRIFRLNNIAKVLSFLEERNVKLVSIDAANVADGNSSIILGLIWNIILFFQIKEVTGNIRSQFPSCSSLSSIPTSSDSDASMCSTPSDERQSTATIMREHSKAIKKLLQWVQKRTRRYGVTVHDFGRSWKSGLAFLAVIKSIDPTLVDMGRALLRSARENLEDAFHIAHYSLGIPRLLEPEDVTISAPDEQSIITYMSLFLEHFPGIDETEDKHQPIERSVSIGRLNFCDVHDSHGSTERSYKLQKDRRTKGPPKILISSLSEDKSSVSSPNFRVAPSRTWSSENISSRYSVHELPKKPESFSSHSRSSIGLSDKDSWELGDSRATPHSCDSGTGWDVYRAIPVDVTNVDEGFISPLDDRPPDEFSITESITDGGIFSLESSQEGIHSDKNQVEELSDRLHHPSDQNETESTKPCHGDKKEESFFEPWQEEEQPETDAENLALSSKEFAVNCIDSSLLAERCEEADGEVSVCVNEHRSPDPGSEWNTSNPPLDTDQPNKNQLYQEFSESPHISQQKRFSEACRVGESTDTSDQVGGAKTCLDVNIPLISISQPSQELDEGMRDEEHPCSNTTPGAEKDGEDLSLSSEENSRRSVDVTSEHVEQTQEKRNESAGDADEKCNRSTTQTSVVSHSPAEPSDSITHSASAQIQDSATDLSPISDIEQHVSDPFSLNTHSDITPSCEETSYPELEQGSPHEELDQGSPPEELLEQGSPPKELEQCSPHEDLEQGSPPKELEQGSPHEDLEQGSLPEELLEQGSPPKELEQDSPPEDLEQGSPPEEMLEQGSPPKELLKPGYPHEELLKPGSPPEELKSSPMEPMDLFYPDKEELLFVEHRDTEMLSWPSVLSVSALLPAPASHTSPQDQQLILPEEIFEEDLMQDDYDEVRRETDDALEALSPIPCRAVLEPVSRRDESPTPPVLRHRKGGGSAEPRVGVTLSEELLPPSDHLLSSHSQQHQQQQQHQQQHVTDSELWGADSWELCVLLLLWLLLYCSWVLPQMDLWTLHRQLLNLDH from the exons CGTGAGCCAGCTATTGTGGTCCATGACCTTTTCCAGGACATCCAAGATGGCCGTATCCTCATGGCTTTGCTGGAGGAGCTGTCAGGCTGCAGACTG CTTCATGGCTTCAAGAAGTCGTCTCATCGTATATTTCGACTGAACAACATCGCCAAGGTCCTTTCTTTCCTCGAAGAGAGAAAT GTAAAGTTGGTCAGTATTGATGCAGCGAATGTTgcagatggaaactcatccatCATCCTTGGCCTCATCTGGAACATCATCCTCTTCTTTCAG ATTAAGGAAGTAACTGGGAACATTCGGAGCCAGTTCCCTTCCTGCTCCAGTCTCTCATCCATTCCCACCAGCTCTGACTCTGACGCGTCCATGTGCAGCACGCCATCAGACGAGAGGCAGTCCACTGCTACAATCATGCGGGAACACAGCAAGGCCATCAAGAAGTTGTTGCAGTGGGTCCAGAAACGAACACGCAG GTACGGTGTGACTGTGCACGACTTTGGGAGGAGCTGGAAAAGTGGGCTGGCTTTTTTAGCAGTCATTAAATCAATCGACCCCACGCTGGTGGACATGGGCAGAGCCTTACTGAGATCTGCCAGGGAGAATTTGGAAGACGCTTTCCACATCGCTCACTACAGCCTGGGCATCCCACGCCTCTTAGAGCCTGAAG ACGTGACCATCAGTGCCCCTGACGAGCAGTCCATCATCACGTACATGTCCCTGTTTCTGGAGCACTTCCCTGGAATAGATGAG ACAGAGGACAAACACCAGCCGATTGAAAGAAGCGTCTCCATAGGAAGACTGAACTTCTGCGACGTGCATGATTCTCATGGAAGCACAGAGAGATCGTACAAGTTACAGAAGGACAGAAGAACCAAGGGTCCTCCCAAAATCCTTATTTCCTCCCTGTCCGAAGACAAAAGTAGTGTCTCGTCTCCAAACTTCAGGGTCGCACCAAGTCGCACGTGGTCCAGTGAAAACATATCTTCTCGATATAGTGTTCATGAATTGCCCAAGAAACCTGAAAGCTTCAGCTCTCACAGCCGCTCATCCATTGGTCTCTCTGACAAAGACTCCTGGGAACTCGGGGATTCCAGGGCCACGCCCCACAGCTGTGACAGCGGCACAGGCTGGGACGTGTACCGCGCCATACCTGTGGACGTCACCAATGTGGACGAAGGCTTCATCTCACCCTTGGATGATCGACCACCAGATGAGTTTTCCATCACTGAGTCCATCACTGATGGAGGCATTTTCTCACTGGAGAGTAGCCAAGAAGGAATCCATTCAGATAAGAACCAGGTAGAAGAACTATCAGACCGTCTTCACCATCCATCTGACCAAAATGAGACTGAGTCTACCAAACCTTGTCATGGAGACAAAAAGGAGGAATCCTTCTTTGAACCATGGCAGGAAGAGGAGCAGCCTGAAACTGATGCTGAGAACTTGGCTTTGTCTTCTAAAGAGTTTGCAGTGAATTGCATCGATTCCTCTTTGCTCGCGGAACGATGTGaggaggctgatggagaagtgAGCGTATGTGTGAACGAGCACAGGAGCCCTGATCCTGGTTCTGAATGGAACACATCCAATCCTCCTTTAGATACTGACCAGCCCAATAAAAATCAACTTTACCAAGAATTTTCAGAATCGCCGCACATTTCTCAACAGAAGCGTTTCTCTGAAGCCTGCAGAGTTGGAGAAAGCACTGACACAAGTGACCAAGTGGGAGGAGCCAAAACATGTCTTGACGTCAATATTCCTTTGATTTCCATTTCTCAGCCGTCACAAGAGCTGGATGAGGGGATGAGGGATGAGGAGCATCCGTGCTCCAACACCACGCCTGGAGCGGAGAAAGATGGAGAAGACTTGAGTTTGTCCTCGGAGGAAAATagcagaagatctgtggatgtAACTTCTGAACATGTGGAACAGACACAGGAAAAGAGAAACGAGAGTGCGGGGGATGCAGATGAAAAGTGCAATAGATCCACCACACAGACTTCTGTGGTTTCACATTCTCCAGCTGAACCATCAGACTCCATCACTCATTCAGCTTCTGCACAGATCCAAGACTCAGCCACAGATCTGAGCCCAATAAGTGACATAGAGCAGCATGTTTCAGACCCTTTCTCCCTGAATACACACAGCGACATAACGCCATCATGTGAGGAAACATCTTATCCAGAGCTGGAACAAGGTTCTCCTCATGAGGAGTTGGATCAAGGTTCACCTCCTGAGGAGCTGCTGGAACAAGGTTCTCCTCCTAAGGAGCTGGAACAATGTTCTCCTCATGAGGACCTGGAACAAGGTTCTCCTCCTAAGGAGCTGGAACAAGGTTCTCCTCATGAGGACCTGGAACAAGGTTCTCTTCCTGAGGAGCTGTTGGAACAAGGTTCTCCTCCTAAGGAGCTGGAACAAGATTCTCCTCCTGAGGACCTGGAACAAGGTTCTCCTCCTGAGGAGATGCTTGAACAAGGTTCTCCTCCTAAGGAGCTGCTGAAACCAGGCTATCCTCATGAGGAGCTGCTGAAACCAGGTTCTCCTCCTGAGGAGCTGAAGAGCAGCCCGATGGAGCCCATGGATCTGTTTTATCCTGACAAAGAGGAGCTGCTGTTTGTGGAGCACCGTGACACTGAGATGCTGAGCTGGCCGTCTGTTCTCAGTGTGTCCGCTCTGCTGCCAGCACCAGCTTCACACACGTCACCACAGGACCAACAACTTATCCTGCCCGAGGAGATCTTCGAAGAAGATCTGATGCAGGATGACTATGATGAg GTGAGGCGTGAGACTGACGATGCATTGGAAGCGTTGAGTCCAATCCCTTGTAGGGCAGTCCTGGAGCCAGTGAG CAGACGGGATGAAAGCCCAACGCCTCCAGTTCTCCGTCACAGAAAAGGAGGCGGCAGTGCAGAGCCCAGGGTGGGTGTGACGCTCAGTGAAGAGCTTCTCCCTCCCTCTGATCATCTGCTGTCCTCCCACTcacagcagcatcagcagcagcagcagcatcagcagcagcacgtCACCGACTCAGAGCTTTG gggaGCGGACAGCTGGGAgctgtgtgtgctgctgctgctctggctCCTTCTCTACTGTTCGTGGGTGCTGCCTCAGATggacctgtggactctgcacaGACAGCTGTTGAACCTCGACCACTga
- the clmna gene encoding calmin isoform X2, with translation MAGPPWGDWFEREELIGQISDIRVQNLQVERELVQKRTFTRWMNLHLEKREPAIVVHDLFQDIQDGRILMALLEELSGCRLLHGFKKSSHRIFRLNNIAKVLSFLEERNVKLVSIDAANVADGNSSIILGLIWNIILFFQIKEVTGNIRSQFPSCSSLSSIPTSSDSDASMCSTPSDERQSTATIMREHSKAIKKLLQWVQKRTRRYGVTVHDFGRSWKSGLAFLAVIKSIDPTLVDMGRALLRSARENLEDAFHIAHYSLGIPRLLEPEDVTISAPDEQSIITYMSLFLEHFPGIDETEDKHQPIERSVSIGRLNFCDVHDSHGSTERSYKLQKDRRTKGPPKILISSLSEDKSSVSSPNFRVAPSRTWSSENISSRYSVHELPKKPESFSSHSRSSIGLSDKDSWELGDSRATPHSCDSGTGWDVYRAIPVDVTNVDEGFISPLDDRPPDEFSITESITDGGIFSLESSQEGIHSDKNQVEELSDRLHHPSDQNETESTKPCHGDKKEESFFEPWQEEEQPETDAENLALSSKEFAVNCIDSSLLAERCEEADGEVSVCVNEHRSPDPGSEWNTSNPPLDTDQPNKNQLYQEFSESPHISQQKRFSEACRVGESTDTSDQVGGAKTCLDVNIPLISISQPSQELDEGMRDEEHPCSNTTPGAEKDGEDLSLSSEENSRRSVDVTSEHVEQTQEKRNESAGDADEKCNRSTTQTSVVSHSPAEPSDSITHSASAQIQDSATDLSPISDIEQHVSDPFSLNTHSDITPSCEETSYPELEQGSPHEELDQGSPPEELLEQGSPPKELEQCSPHEDLEQGSPPKELEQGSPHEDLEQGSLPEELLEQGSPPKELEQDSPPEDLEQGSPPEEMLEQGSPPKELLKPGYPHEELLKPGSPPEELKSSPMEPMDLFYPDKEELLFVEHRDTEMLSWPSVLSVSALLPAPASHTSPQDQQLILPEEIFEEDLMQDDYDEVRRETDDALEALSPIPCRAVLEPVRRDESPTPPVLRHRKGGGSAEPRVGVTLSEELLPPSDHLLSSHSQQHQQQQQHQQQHVTDSELWGADSWELCVLLLLWLLLYCSWVLPQMDLWTLHRQLLNLDH, from the exons CGTGAGCCAGCTATTGTGGTCCATGACCTTTTCCAGGACATCCAAGATGGCCGTATCCTCATGGCTTTGCTGGAGGAGCTGTCAGGCTGCAGACTG CTTCATGGCTTCAAGAAGTCGTCTCATCGTATATTTCGACTGAACAACATCGCCAAGGTCCTTTCTTTCCTCGAAGAGAGAAAT GTAAAGTTGGTCAGTATTGATGCAGCGAATGTTgcagatggaaactcatccatCATCCTTGGCCTCATCTGGAACATCATCCTCTTCTTTCAG ATTAAGGAAGTAACTGGGAACATTCGGAGCCAGTTCCCTTCCTGCTCCAGTCTCTCATCCATTCCCACCAGCTCTGACTCTGACGCGTCCATGTGCAGCACGCCATCAGACGAGAGGCAGTCCACTGCTACAATCATGCGGGAACACAGCAAGGCCATCAAGAAGTTGTTGCAGTGGGTCCAGAAACGAACACGCAG GTACGGTGTGACTGTGCACGACTTTGGGAGGAGCTGGAAAAGTGGGCTGGCTTTTTTAGCAGTCATTAAATCAATCGACCCCACGCTGGTGGACATGGGCAGAGCCTTACTGAGATCTGCCAGGGAGAATTTGGAAGACGCTTTCCACATCGCTCACTACAGCCTGGGCATCCCACGCCTCTTAGAGCCTGAAG ACGTGACCATCAGTGCCCCTGACGAGCAGTCCATCATCACGTACATGTCCCTGTTTCTGGAGCACTTCCCTGGAATAGATGAG ACAGAGGACAAACACCAGCCGATTGAAAGAAGCGTCTCCATAGGAAGACTGAACTTCTGCGACGTGCATGATTCTCATGGAAGCACAGAGAGATCGTACAAGTTACAGAAGGACAGAAGAACCAAGGGTCCTCCCAAAATCCTTATTTCCTCCCTGTCCGAAGACAAAAGTAGTGTCTCGTCTCCAAACTTCAGGGTCGCACCAAGTCGCACGTGGTCCAGTGAAAACATATCTTCTCGATATAGTGTTCATGAATTGCCCAAGAAACCTGAAAGCTTCAGCTCTCACAGCCGCTCATCCATTGGTCTCTCTGACAAAGACTCCTGGGAACTCGGGGATTCCAGGGCCACGCCCCACAGCTGTGACAGCGGCACAGGCTGGGACGTGTACCGCGCCATACCTGTGGACGTCACCAATGTGGACGAAGGCTTCATCTCACCCTTGGATGATCGACCACCAGATGAGTTTTCCATCACTGAGTCCATCACTGATGGAGGCATTTTCTCACTGGAGAGTAGCCAAGAAGGAATCCATTCAGATAAGAACCAGGTAGAAGAACTATCAGACCGTCTTCACCATCCATCTGACCAAAATGAGACTGAGTCTACCAAACCTTGTCATGGAGACAAAAAGGAGGAATCCTTCTTTGAACCATGGCAGGAAGAGGAGCAGCCTGAAACTGATGCTGAGAACTTGGCTTTGTCTTCTAAAGAGTTTGCAGTGAATTGCATCGATTCCTCTTTGCTCGCGGAACGATGTGaggaggctgatggagaagtgAGCGTATGTGTGAACGAGCACAGGAGCCCTGATCCTGGTTCTGAATGGAACACATCCAATCCTCCTTTAGATACTGACCAGCCCAATAAAAATCAACTTTACCAAGAATTTTCAGAATCGCCGCACATTTCTCAACAGAAGCGTTTCTCTGAAGCCTGCAGAGTTGGAGAAAGCACTGACACAAGTGACCAAGTGGGAGGAGCCAAAACATGTCTTGACGTCAATATTCCTTTGATTTCCATTTCTCAGCCGTCACAAGAGCTGGATGAGGGGATGAGGGATGAGGAGCATCCGTGCTCCAACACCACGCCTGGAGCGGAGAAAGATGGAGAAGACTTGAGTTTGTCCTCGGAGGAAAATagcagaagatctgtggatgtAACTTCTGAACATGTGGAACAGACACAGGAAAAGAGAAACGAGAGTGCGGGGGATGCAGATGAAAAGTGCAATAGATCCACCACACAGACTTCTGTGGTTTCACATTCTCCAGCTGAACCATCAGACTCCATCACTCATTCAGCTTCTGCACAGATCCAAGACTCAGCCACAGATCTGAGCCCAATAAGTGACATAGAGCAGCATGTTTCAGACCCTTTCTCCCTGAATACACACAGCGACATAACGCCATCATGTGAGGAAACATCTTATCCAGAGCTGGAACAAGGTTCTCCTCATGAGGAGTTGGATCAAGGTTCACCTCCTGAGGAGCTGCTGGAACAAGGTTCTCCTCCTAAGGAGCTGGAACAATGTTCTCCTCATGAGGACCTGGAACAAGGTTCTCCTCCTAAGGAGCTGGAACAAGGTTCTCCTCATGAGGACCTGGAACAAGGTTCTCTTCCTGAGGAGCTGTTGGAACAAGGTTCTCCTCCTAAGGAGCTGGAACAAGATTCTCCTCCTGAGGACCTGGAACAAGGTTCTCCTCCTGAGGAGATGCTTGAACAAGGTTCTCCTCCTAAGGAGCTGCTGAAACCAGGCTATCCTCATGAGGAGCTGCTGAAACCAGGTTCTCCTCCTGAGGAGCTGAAGAGCAGCCCGATGGAGCCCATGGATCTGTTTTATCCTGACAAAGAGGAGCTGCTGTTTGTGGAGCACCGTGACACTGAGATGCTGAGCTGGCCGTCTGTTCTCAGTGTGTCCGCTCTGCTGCCAGCACCAGCTTCACACACGTCACCACAGGACCAACAACTTATCCTGCCCGAGGAGATCTTCGAAGAAGATCTGATGCAGGATGACTATGATGAg GTGAGGCGTGAGACTGACGATGCATTGGAAGCGTTGAGTCCAATCCCTTGTAGGGCAGTCCTGGAGCCAGTGAG ACGGGATGAAAGCCCAACGCCTCCAGTTCTCCGTCACAGAAAAGGAGGCGGCAGTGCAGAGCCCAGGGTGGGTGTGACGCTCAGTGAAGAGCTTCTCCCTCCCTCTGATCATCTGCTGTCCTCCCACTcacagcagcatcagcagcagcagcagcatcagcagcagcacgtCACCGACTCAGAGCTTTG gggaGCGGACAGCTGGGAgctgtgtgtgctgctgctgctctggctCCTTCTCTACTGTTCGTGGGTGCTGCCTCAGATggacctgtggactctgcacaGACAGCTGTTGAACCTCGACCACTga